One window from the genome of Acidobacteriota bacterium encodes:
- a CDS encoding acyl-CoA dehydrogenase family protein: MNFLKSEREHLERFLPGLDAELAEQPLQELEKRGNPCLGMLIAARGAGLLIPTEYGGLGATPVEAVRVHRAVATRSPSLSIAMTMHNFSVATLVEYTFYGDYTVDLLKSVAENQLLVASGFAEGRTGSSILDPLMRAEPVDGGYRINGAKKPCTLTYSMGLLTASVAVPSDNGGAPRRAVAVVPADAEGIDRQPFWTSSVLGGAESDQLVLKDVFIPQDQLFFPEVDEGLDAVEAGGFLWFELLVSASYLGVASALAERALAGGKGTDGERVQLAIELESAMSGLEGVAQTMMTGERGEDILVRSLLVRFAVQGAIERSVMRAAELLGGMSFIASPDVAYLLSASRALAFHPPSRLSVAPAIDGFLAGGPMEIA; encoded by the coding sequence GTGAATTTCTTGAAGAGCGAGCGCGAGCACCTCGAGCGCTTCTTGCCGGGCCTCGACGCCGAGCTGGCGGAACAGCCACTGCAGGAGCTCGAAAAGCGCGGCAATCCCTGCCTCGGGATGCTCATCGCTGCGCGTGGCGCCGGCCTGTTGATCCCGACCGAGTACGGCGGTCTGGGGGCGACGCCGGTGGAAGCGGTGCGGGTCCACCGGGCGGTGGCGACGCGGTCGCCGTCGCTCTCCATCGCCATGACGATGCACAACTTCTCCGTCGCCACCTTGGTGGAGTACACCTTCTACGGCGACTACACCGTCGATCTCCTGAAGAGCGTCGCCGAGAACCAGCTTCTGGTGGCTTCCGGTTTCGCCGAGGGCCGCACCGGCAGCAGCATCCTCGATCCCCTGATGCGTGCCGAGCCGGTGGATGGCGGCTACCGCATCAATGGCGCCAAAAAGCCCTGCACCCTGACCTACTCGATGGGCTTGCTGACCGCCAGCGTGGCGGTTCCGAGCGACAACGGCGGGGCACCGCGCCGGGCGGTGGCGGTGGTGCCGGCGGACGCCGAGGGAATCGACCGCCAGCCCTTCTGGACCAGCTCCGTGCTCGGTGGTGCCGAGAGCGACCAACTGGTTCTCAAGGATGTCTTCATCCCTCAGGACCAGCTCTTCTTCCCGGAGGTCGACGAAGGCCTCGACGCCGTCGAAGCCGGTGGCTTCCTGTGGTTCGAGCTGCTGGTCTCGGCCTCCTACCTGGGAGTCGCCAGCGCTCTCGCCGAGCGTGCCCTCGCCGGCGGCAAGGGCACCGACGGGGAGCGCGTGCAGCTCGCCATCGAGCTCGAGAGCGCCATGTCGGGTCTCGAAGGAGTGGCCCAGACGATGATGACCGGCGAGCGCGGCGAGGACATTCTGGTGCGCAGTCTGTTGGTGCGCTTCGCCGTGCAGGGTGCCATCGAGCGGTCCGTGATGCGGGCCGCCGAGCTGCTCGGCGGCATGTCCTTCATCGCCTCGCCGGACGTCGCCTATCTGCTGTCGGCGAGCCGCGCCCTGGCCTTCCACCCACCGTCTCGACTGAGCGTTGCACCGGCCATCGACGGCTTCCTGGCCGGCGGCCCGATGGAAATCGCCTGA
- a CDS encoding GNAT family N-acetyltransferase, producing the protein METRIYRSIDELGADRVMAQEGGGLDFSYGLLRAVERTLWGRLEVRYLTVEDGGETVLFTPVYIGSNLNFNALLPKLIQSSYASQVENLGMAAAYTVAVVGCLISDRGWIPMHPELRDRAGALRLLLAEIDRLAASFRAQLCLLKDIHQSFPEEERGVMRQAGFSEGYSLPTIRIDTRYDSWDQYLSKHLSKNGRKHARKQFRHAEARGYRLRAVEDFESLIPRLFPLFRSVFLRAKYQFEELPPAFLVECNRSRRPLTEMILCEKGDEPVGAMLVFYDRVQQLNRRIGVDYDDADSGLIYNLLNYQGLIRAIDRGIEHVDLGQSSYLVKTRMGGELTDNYLLLKSYSLALKPSLPFQKWWMNRYRAEQVLAGLKQGVQI; encoded by the coding sequence ATGGAGACGCGAATCTACCGATCGATCGACGAGCTCGGCGCCGACCGCGTGATGGCGCAAGAGGGAGGTGGCCTGGACTTTTCCTATGGCCTGTTGCGCGCCGTCGAGCGCACCCTGTGGGGTCGCCTCGAAGTGCGTTATCTGACGGTCGAGGACGGCGGCGAGACGGTGCTGTTCACGCCGGTCTATATCGGCAGCAATCTCAACTTCAACGCCCTGTTGCCGAAGCTCATTCAATCCTCCTATGCCTCTCAAGTGGAGAACCTGGGGATGGCAGCGGCCTACACCGTGGCGGTGGTCGGTTGCCTGATCTCGGACCGCGGCTGGATTCCGATGCATCCGGAGCTGCGGGATCGTGCCGGCGCCCTGCGCCTGCTGCTGGCGGAGATCGACCGGCTGGCGGCCTCCTTTCGGGCCCAGCTCTGCCTGCTGAAGGACATCCATCAGAGCTTTCCCGAGGAGGAGCGTGGCGTGATGCGCCAGGCGGGCTTCTCCGAGGGCTACTCGCTCCCGACCATCCGCATCGACACGCGCTATGACTCCTGGGATCAGTACCTCTCGAAGCACCTCTCGAAGAATGGCCGCAAGCACGCCCGCAAGCAGTTTCGCCACGCCGAGGCGCGGGGCTATCGGCTGCGCGCCGTCGAGGACTTCGAGTCTCTGATCCCGCGCCTCTTTCCGCTCTTCCGCAGCGTGTTCTTGCGCGCCAAGTACCAGTTCGAAGAGTTGCCACCGGCCTTTCTCGTCGAGTGCAACCGCTCGCGCCGTCCCCTCACCGAGATGATCCTGTGTGAGAAGGGCGACGAGCCGGTGGGGGCGATGCTGGTGTTCTACGACCGCGTCCAGCAGCTCAACCGGCGCATCGGCGTCGACTACGACGACGCCGACAGCGGTTTGATCTACAACCTGCTCAACTACCAGGGGCTGATCCGGGCGATCGACCGCGGCATCGAGCACGTCGACCTCGGGCAGAGCTCCTATTTGGTGAAGACCCGCATGGGCGGTGAGCTGACCGACAACTATCTCCTGCTCAAGAGCTACTCCCTGGCCCTCAAGCCGAGCCTGCCGTTTCAGAAGTGGTGGATGAACCGCTATCGCGCCGAGCAAGTCCTCGCGGGGCTCAAGCAAGGGGTGCAGATATGA
- a CDS encoding VlmB-like protein: MPQTTPKEASWEEAPSILDGATNLELTPALCHLDYWIEAAPQGTLAGLINGHRPETRVPDYMLEDGPLRAAIMDEFSFRSISEEKATRAISYLVAYAPDVLSMEFFGTQMIDEARHSRVFRGHLLELGVPEKDLAATIQRIAGADSEKILVPLEDFALPLMRDQRDFIAGVVILTILVEGVLAPSAELSELKWRHLDPPAAEIEHGANIDEVRHLTVGSAVVKEYLEAHPDEVPRVLDIITRGRQLWAELPTDDPIFRRELLFQEGMKQHQDKIEGYEIWPGRLLSDTTPEERLETANRWSTEMQDSRLRYMGLEEAIP, from the coding sequence ATGCCCCAGACAACCCCCAAGGAGGCTTCCTGGGAGGAAGCTCCCAGCATTCTCGACGGTGCCACCAACCTCGAGCTGACGCCGGCCCTGTGCCACCTCGACTACTGGATCGAAGCCGCCCCACAGGGCACCCTGGCGGGTCTGATCAACGGCCACCGGCCGGAGACCAGAGTGCCCGACTACATGCTCGAGGACGGTCCTCTGCGGGCCGCCATCATGGACGAGTTCTCCTTCCGCTCGATCTCCGAGGAGAAGGCGACGCGGGCGATCAGTTACCTGGTGGCCTATGCCCCGGACGTTCTCTCGATGGAGTTCTTCGGTACCCAGATGATCGACGAGGCGCGGCACTCGCGGGTCTTTCGCGGTCATCTCCTCGAGCTCGGGGTGCCGGAGAAGGACCTCGCCGCCACCATTCAGCGGATCGCCGGGGCCGACTCCGAGAAGATCCTGGTGCCCCTCGAGGACTTCGCCCTGCCGCTGATGCGCGATCAGCGCGACTTCATCGCCGGGGTGGTGATCTTGACCATTCTGGTGGAGGGGGTGCTGGCGCCCTCGGCGGAGCTCTCGGAGCTCAAGTGGCGGCACCTCGACCCGCCGGCGGCGGAGATCGAGCACGGCGCCAACATCGACGAGGTGCGTCACCTGACGGTGGGCAGCGCGGTGGTCAAGGAGTATCTCGAGGCCCATCCGGACGAGGTGCCGCGGGTGCTCGACATCATCACCCGTGGCCGCCAGCTGTGGGCCGAGCTGCCCACCGACGATCCCATCTTCCGGCGCGAGCTGCTCTTCCAAGAGGGCATGAAGCAGCACCAGGACAAGATCGAAGGCTATGAGATCTGGCCCGGCCGGCTGCTCTCCGACACCACCCCCGAGGAGCGTCTCGAGACCGCCAACCGGTGGTCGACGGAAATGCAGGACAGCCGGCTGCGCTACATGGGGTTGGAGGAGGCGATTCCGTGA
- a CDS encoding phosphotransferase, translated as MSSGGATVTAGGVLEGVVRTALDLAPAAPVELEEVEAFSNFNYVYRVRAGGDSFYLKQVAEKPKHFDVRLPRERIFSEAEAMRRFQELAGDAVRVPRLLGLDREAYAFVMSDVGAGRRVLLDVVGQCFERLAEQAEALGTALGRVHRASRGMAPLRPAAEREVIVRTIWDGLLAPGGRAVFPDAWAATEERLSRSECLVHADLWAKNLLVAAGEPVALVDFEGAHLGDPAFDLGTLLAVALLPALERPELFAAAQGFARRLFDSHAAAAGDVRWADGVRERAFLATAVFLAARGFGPFAYPMAETARQRVRALAARLVEAPVKDLDGLTIRVAAVLALPGI; from the coding sequence GTGAGCTCCGGCGGTGCGACGGTCACCGCGGGAGGGGTTCTCGAGGGGGTCGTCCGCACCGCTCTGGATCTCGCGCCGGCGGCGCCCGTGGAGCTCGAGGAGGTCGAGGCCTTCTCGAACTTCAACTACGTCTACCGGGTGCGGGCCGGCGGTGACTCCTTCTACCTCAAGCAGGTGGCGGAGAAGCCCAAGCACTTCGATGTCCGACTGCCGCGCGAGCGCATCTTCTCGGAGGCGGAGGCGATGCGCCGGTTTCAGGAGCTGGCCGGCGACGCGGTGCGCGTGCCCCGGCTCCTGGGCCTCGATCGCGAGGCCTACGCCTTTGTGATGAGCGACGTCGGCGCGGGCCGGCGGGTGTTGCTCGACGTCGTCGGCCAGTGCTTCGAGCGCTTGGCGGAGCAGGCCGAGGCCCTCGGCACGGCCCTCGGTCGGGTGCATCGGGCCAGCCGGGGCATGGCGCCGTTGCGACCGGCGGCCGAGCGCGAGGTGATCGTGCGCACCATCTGGGACGGCTTGCTCGCCCCTGGGGGACGCGCTGTCTTTCCCGACGCCTGGGCCGCCACCGAGGAGCGGCTGAGTCGCTCGGAGTGTCTGGTCCATGCCGACCTGTGGGCGAAGAATCTGCTGGTGGCGGCCGGCGAGCCGGTGGCCCTGGTGGACTTCGAAGGCGCCCACCTCGGCGATCCCGCCTTCGACCTCGGGACCCTGCTGGCGGTGGCTTTGCTTCCCGCCCTCGAACGGCCCGAGCTCTTTGCCGCGGCCCAGGGCTTCGCCCGCCGGCTGTTCGATTCCCATGCCGCTGCCGCTGGGGACGTGCGCTGGGCCGATGGCGTTCGCGAGCGCGCCTTCCTCGCCACCGCCGTCTTTCTGGCGGCGCGCGGCTTCGGCCCCTTTGCTTACCCGATGGCGGAAACCGCCCGCCAGCGGGTACGGGCGTTGGCGGCTCGCCTGGTCGAGGCGCCGGTCAAGGACCTCGACGGTCTCACCATCCGGGTGGCGGCGGTCCTCGCCCTGCCGGGCATTTGA